The following proteins are encoded in a genomic region of Gottschalkia purinilytica:
- a CDS encoding ORF6C domain-containing protein — translation MYNLKVIENKGERVLTTEQLAQVYGVEEVRIRQGFSRNQERFEEGKHYYRLIGEELKEFKAKYLKDTNLKFVSELLLWTERGANRHCKILDTDKAWEQFDNLEETYFKVKEQIQVPNLSIEDMFIQQLKEQKLLKNRVGTIEYKLDSLEISPFQRKQLMNLRNKRVIELLGGKKSEAYKDSSFRSKVYADLSRQFNRYFDIPGYEWTPKNRFEEAQRLIRGYNLSMELNLELDNINRQIAM, via the coding sequence ATGTATAACTTAAAGGTAATAGAAAATAAGGGAGAAAGAGTTTTAACAACTGAGCAGTTAGCTCAAGTGTATGGAGTTGAGGAAGTTAGGATAAGACAAGGATTTTCAAGAAATCAAGAAAGATTTGAAGAAGGAAAGCACTACTATAGGCTTATAGGAGAAGAATTAAAAGAATTTAAAGCCAAGTATCTTAAAGATACTAACCTTAAATTTGTTAGCGAATTACTACTATGGACAGAAAGAGGAGCAAATAGACATTGTAAAATATTAGATACAGACAAAGCTTGGGAGCAATTTGATAATTTAGAAGAAACTTATTTCAAAGTGAAAGAACAGATACAAGTACCTAATTTGAGTATAGAGGATATGTTTATACAGCAATTAAAAGAACAAAAGCTACTTAAAAACAGAGTCGGAACAATTGAGTATAAACTAGATAGTTTAGAGATAAGTCCGTTTCAGAGAAAACAATTGATGAATCTTAGAAATAAAAGAGTTATAGAGTTACTTGGTGGAAAGAAAAGCGAAGCTTATAAAGATAGTAGTTTTAGATCGAAAGTATATGCAGACCTATCTAGACAGTTTAACAGGTACTTTGATATACCTGGCTATGAATGGACACCTAAGAATAGATTTGAGGAAGCACAAAGGTTAATAAGAGGATATAACTTATCAATGGAGCTTAATCTAGAATTAGATAATATTAATAGACAGATAGCGATGTAG
- a CDS encoding putative HNHc nuclease, producing the protein MNYLTEVKAIKEVEEGTYLKVFIPKEYVKDTIERFKQGNKAFAEIRLDDNRRITNEQRKKYFATLKDIADYTGNVLEDMHDYFKFIYCYRNRQEYISMSDCSVTEAREMINIILDFALENDIPLSDLGINRTDDINRYLYSCLINRRCMCCGKKADIHHVDKVGMGRNRNKINHVGLRAMSLCRVHHTESHNIGEKEFYDKYKVHPIKLDEIAVKKLGL; encoded by the coding sequence ATGAATTACTTAACGGAAGTTAAAGCAATTAAAGAAGTTGAAGAAGGTACATATTTAAAGGTGTTTATACCTAAAGAATATGTAAAAGACACCATAGAACGATTTAAACAGGGAAATAAGGCGTTTGCAGAGATAAGACTAGATGATAATAGAAGAATTACAAACGAACAGAGAAAGAAGTATTTTGCGACCCTTAAGGATATAGCAGATTATACAGGTAATGTCCTGGAAGATATGCACGATTATTTTAAGTTTATATATTGCTATAGGAATAGACAAGAGTATATATCTATGTCAGATTGTTCAGTTACAGAAGCTAGGGAAATGATAAATATTATTTTAGATTTTGCTCTTGAGAATGATATACCATTGAGTGATTTAGGAATTAATCGAACAGATGATATTAATAGATATTTGTATAGTTGTCTTATAAATAGAAGGTGTATGTGTTGTGGAAAGAAAGCAGACATACATCACGTAGATAAAGTGGGAATGGGGAGAAATAGAAATAAGATAAACCATGTAGGATTGAGGGCTATGTCTTTATGTAGGGTACATCACACAGAATCACACAATATAGGAGAGAAAGAATTTTACGATAAATACAAGGTGCATCCAATCAAGCTTGATGAAATAGCAGTTAAGAAATTAGGGTTATAG